A stretch of DNA from Armatimonadota bacterium:
CGATGCCAGCCTCTACTACAAGGGAATCAAAAACCTTACACTGGGCTTGTGGGGCGGTACCAACGTCGGCCAGGTTCACCTGGCCGAGGCGCGCGACCGATTCGGCGCCACCTTTCACTGGGTCGCAGGTTCGAACGACCTGGAGGTTGAGGTCGCCGGCGCTCGCGATTACGCGGCAGGCGCACCGGCGCCGGGAAAAACGGGAACCTCGTCCGCCGGCGGCTACCTGACGTTTGGGCACCGCTTATCGCCCCTGTGGCAGTTGGGAGCTCGTTACGATATCTGGAACCCGGATTCACACGAGGGCGAGAATGGCACGTTCGACACGACGGAGGACGGCATCACACTCGCCAGTTCCAACCACAAGCTGAAGGAGTACACCTTCGGCGTCAATTACAATCTGCCGCGCGAGCACGCGCGCATCATGCTTGATCTGATCCGTGACGACGCCGAACAGAACGCCGCTCCCTTCTTCGGAAAGAGCCGCACAATCCTGCTCTCCAACTTCCAGGTGACTTTCTAAGCGGGGAGTTTGGAAGGGCGGAGGAGACCTATGAGCACCGCTGGCCGGCCAATTCTGGTGATCGGCAGCGCAAATATGGACCTCAGCGTCTGTGCGGCCGCAATTCCCGGCCCAGGAGAGACGGTACTTGGCGCCAACTTTGCAGCCTCACCGGGCGGTAAAGGCGCCAATCAGGCTGCGGCGGCTGGCCGGTTAGGCGGCGATGTCCGATTTGCCGGGCGTGTCGGCAGCGACCCGTTTGGGGCTCAACTCCGAGTGAGCTTGGAGGAGTCGGGCGTCGATTGCCGGCTGCTCGACGTTGCGCGAGACGTGGCCACGGGCGTGGCCCTGATCACCGTGAGTAACTCCGGTGAAAACGCCATCACAGTGGCTGCCGGTGCGAATGGATGCATGGATGAGGCCGCCGTAGCGCTGCTGGCTGACGAGATACTCGACTGCGGCCTGCTGTTGATGCAGCTCGAGATTCCGCTGGCCGCCGTTCGGGCCGCCGCCGGGCTTCCGCGTAGAACCGGCAGTCGGTTCATCCTCAATCCTGCGCCCTACAACGCCGGGATCGAACTCGAGTGGTTGAGCGGCGTGAGCCTTATCACACCGAACGAGCATGAAGCTGCCGCGCTCCTTAAGTGCAAGCCGGCCGATATCCTGCGGGATCCCGGCGCTGCTGCAGCCGAGCTGCGCAGACTGGTAGCGGATGCTGCGATAATCACACTGGGGTCGCTGGGATACGCCATTGCCGGACCTAATGGCGTACACCTTGGTCCGGGCATGGTCACAAACGAGGTAGACACCACCGCA
This window harbors:
- a CDS encoding ribokinase, which produces MSTAGRPILVIGSANMDLSVCAAAIPGPGETVLGANFAASPGGKGANQAAAAGRLGGDVRFAGRVGSDPFGAQLRVSLEESGVDCRLLDVARDVATGVALITVSNSGENAITVAAGANGCMDEAAVALLADEILDCGLLLMQLEIPLAAVRAAAGLPRRTGSRFILNPAPYNAGIELEWLSGVSLITPNEHEAAALLKCKPADILRDPGAAAAELRRLVADAAIITLGSLGYAIAGPNGVHLGPGMVTNEVDTTAAGDCFNGALAVALSEGAELYEAAHWANEVAAISVTRHGAQASLPWRSEAPVLVRRAN